The following are encoded in a window of Harmonia axyridis chromosome 7, icHarAxyr1.1, whole genome shotgun sequence genomic DNA:
- the LOC123685023 gene encoding helix-loop-helix protein delilah-like: protein MIEFEELSERLGLLSDLNTDSNNNSDSSEIKSKRGEKYSLRPRSAKKRHHDEDSDEIISIPTKSSRSKGSRPKQKPAPLSKYRRKTANARERSRMREINQAFETLRKVVPQMSVTHETNEKLTKIMTLRLAMKYISTLSSVLNQESDNPESLPSSSDLDCSWLESDGESLPLDSDFSDHSLTHADFALDFPDDSLTSVDFSSPLSPDFSHHLRQFDPLLSGFS, encoded by the coding sequence ATGATCGAATTCGAGGAGTTATCTGAAAGACTCGGTCTTCTCTCTGATCTTAACACGGATTCGAACAACAACAGTGATTCTAGTGAGATAAAATCTAAACGCGGTGAGAAATACTCCCTAAGGCCTAGATCCGCGAAGAAGCGACACCACGACGAAGATTCTGATGAAATCATTAGCATACCGACGAAATCTAGTAGATCCAAGGGTTCCAGGCCTAAGCAGAAGCCAGCACCTTTGAGCAAGTACAGGAGGAAAACTGCTAACGCTAGAGAAAGAAGCAGAATGAGGGAAATAAACCAGGCCTTTGAGACGTTGAGGAAAGTGGTACCGCAGATGTCAGTCACCCATGAGACCAACGAGAAGCTGACGAAGATCATGACGCTACGGTTAGCAATGAAATACATATCTACCCTTAGTTCCGTGTTGAACCAAGAGTCGGATAATCCAGAATCCCTGCCTTCTTCCAGCGACCTGGATTGCTCTTGGTTGGAATCTGACGGAGAGTCTCTTCCTCTGGACAGCGACTTCTCCGACCACTCCTTAACTCACGCAGATTTCGCTCTGGATTTCCCAGACGACTCCCTCACTTCTGTGGACTTTTCCTCGCCTTTATCGCCTGATTTTTCGCACCACTTAAGACAGTTTGACCCCCTACTTTCGGGTTTCAGTTAA